TGATGTCTGTTGTACATTAAAAGATTGTATTTCAGAGATGTTTCTTTGGTCTGTCTTACATATTATAGGCAGCAGGTCTCTCAGATCTATGTTTTTTAAGCTTATGACATTGTATTTTTCCTATGAAGATAAAAAAGCTTCAGTTCTTTTTGTATTAAGTATTTCAGCTGGTGTACTCATTAACTGTGCTTTAAAAGCATCTCTTTTTGAAtcttctttttattctcttaTAGGTTACCTATTGCAGGCAGTCCTGGGCACAACAGTGATCCCGTTATGTGGGCCTGGTGAAATGGAGAACTGCACAACAGCACTAAGTAAGTGCACTGCACAGCTCTCTGTGAATAACAGGTCTTTGGTTCGCATCTTCCTTGGGCTAGCGGCCTCAGAGGTGGCCTTGGGAGCCATTTTTCACTTGAGCAACATTGCCAACATCCTGCAAAGTGCTCAGTGGTGTTGAATGAGAACCGTTTTTTTAGCCTATATTTCCTTTAGTATTGCTTCTTCAGCAGAAGAGCTCTGTCCGAAGAGAACTCTGGTGAGAACTctgctgtaaaagcagaaatagctTATATGGGACTCCCAAAGGAAAAGTCAATATATCTCTGGCCTGGGAAAATCCTCTCCCAGTAGAGGTCGCTTGGTAGTGAAACTATTAGTTGTACTAGTAAAGCTTGTACATTGTTTGGGagagacaaaaggaaaataaagatgacGAGATGCTGACAAAATCTCCTTGCAGTCCAGACAGAGAACAGTCCACGTGTGGCTCAAGTTGGGATAACTAGATGCAAGCCTGAAATGAAGGACTACTGCTTCCACGGACAGTGTGTGTACATAGTGGACTTGGATGAGCACTACTGCAGGTATGGAGAGGGCAAAGCACCCTGAGGTGGGCTTTGGGCTCAACCCTGCGTGGTCTTTGATCTCGCTGCTCTTGACACTTAGCTGGAACACAAATCCAGCAAAGTATTTAAAGGCTCTCAAGACCTTGCAGAGGAGCAATATATCTATAATACACCTCGGCTGCATTTAAGCAACTGTTAAGTGTGTGTGCTGGCTCCAGTGAAACCTGGGTGAGAGTCTTAGACACCTGAAATTAGTCACCAACCCAACTCGGGACACTCATTCTGATGTGCTTCCCTGTTCATCTGTATTCACAGTAGTGTGTGAGATCCAGACCTCAGGCAAAGCAGCAAGGTCTCCCCTTTGATTCATCCTACAAAATAAAGACCCTCTAGACATTTTTAAGGGTGTTCATCATTTACTTGAAGAATTTGCAACCATTTCTAGGACCACGTGGGCTTGAGTTACGTTAGTCCAAATTGCTTGCCCCTGCAGGCCAGCAGTGTGGCATGCTTTGTGGACTGCTAAAGTGTAACCCCACGGCCATGTCTCTAATTCTGCATCTGTTATCTTCAGGTGTGATGTAGGTTTCTCTGGTGTCCGGTGTGTGCATTCAGAACTTGTCAGACAACCCCTCAGTAAGGAGTATGTGGCACTGACAGTTATCGTagtgctgcttttcctcacCGCCATCTCTATTGCAAGCTACTACATCTGCAGAAGGTAAGAAAGATTTTCTTCGTGGCTCAGGAAGGCGAGTCAGCTGTATGTGTAGCAAGATGTCCACTGAGTACCTCCAGATAGACTGGGATACCTGCACTCACTCGACTGCATGGAGAGAGTTTGATACACAGGCCTGTTAGCCTGCACTTAGTGTTCAAAACCAGGAGGTACGCTGACCGCGTAGCATAACCCAGATCGCAGGCTAGGCAACAGTACCCTCCGATGCCCTTTCACCCTGATGGAGGACTGGGTAGGTTAGTTCGCGTTTGACTTAGAGGGTGTGTTGAGGCGGAGGAGAGAGCAGATAGGGAATAGCAAGTTTCTAGTCCTTTTTCCTGGTAATGCCATTTCCCCCAGTCATCAGGAACTGGAGAGCAACTGGATTCACATGAGCTGATTTGTTTATCTGCCGTGTTAATTGTGATGAGTGTGATATCACAAGCATTGCCTTATCAGCTGTACCATGGAGGACAGTAGCCTTCTCCATTAACAGACCCACAAGCAGCAGGAATTGTTCTTCCGGCTAAAAACTAGTCATTAGCAGCTACCGAGAAGCTGGAACAGCCCCCAGAGGGAGAGCTGAGCTTCACAGGTCTGATAGCTAGATGGTATCCACTGTAATTCCTCTTCCCTACCCGAGGACTTGATGGTGCGTCATCTCAAGAAGACAGCGGCCTCGTCGGTTAGGGTATTCAGCCTTATTGCAGGGAAAGGTCCAGCAGGAATTCTCAAAGACAAACTTAGTGCCAGCAACAAGAGTTTAATGCAGATGTGAAACCTTCAGTGAAGGGTTGATGAGACTGCATGCAAGTTCTTTCAGACCTGGAAATGAGCACAGACAGAGCGTAGCTGCTAGAGGTTTAAAACAAATGTGAGGAGGCCATgcagcttttgggttttttaccttcacatccccccaccccttcaCTCCCCCAAAAGCCGTTTCCAACAAGCGGCTTTCCAGAACTCACATTTCTCTTTGCTACTTTCAGGTACCGAAACAAGAAGAGACAATCAAACACCAGCGAATACAAGGAAGTTGGTGCCCTGTAGAAGAAACGGTGGCTCCCTCCCGTGTTTTGTCCATCTGGATGGACTCAGTGGCTCCCCAtctatttaaatgttatttttattaacaatatttacaatatttatatccttttaaaaatttcaatCGTTTGGTGATCCAATCAGTATAGGtcaagcattttattttcagtgttttatttttttattaaataatatttcctAATGAGAACCTCACCTAAGTGGTTCTGTGGAATagagatatatttttataaaacctcATCTTCTTACTCTGAAgagtaattttatatttattcttgtGAATATGCCTAAACCAATTCTACTCCTTGAAATAAAAGTACTAGACGGAGTCAAAATGTCTGTGTGGTTTGATTGAAGCGAAACTGGCGTGGCTTGGCTGAGCGGGTTGTTTGAGGTCCCAGCAGTTACTTTCCGAGAGAGAAACCATAGTATCACTGATAGTATGTATCCATGCACCCTAGTTCCAATGCACATAGCTATTAGCTGGTGTAATGGgaggaagacagaaaggaagaaggagcGCAGCTCCTCGCACAACCTATCCAGCTTGTACCACGTGACAGGAGCATGGATCTCAGCTCATCCATACCCTTGGGAAAGTTGTGCTGGGTATATTTTGGATTACCGGAGGGAGGTGGCAGCCCAGGCTGATGGGTCTCTGCAGCTGAGCACAGTAACACATGGCAGCTCAGGGTATGAGTGTAGCTACAGGAAGAAACCTCCCTCCGAACCGGTACCAGCACTCAAGTCCTCCCCATAGTGTTTCTGCCAGAGCCTCTATcgtgcagctgggagcaggggaaaggaaagtTTGAGTTTGGGCTTAATGTAGGTGTCTTGTTGACCTCAAATAAAGTTAGAGAAGCCCGCTGGGTTTAGCTGCACCCCAAGGGTGGCTCACTGTGAACAGAAAGGATTCTTGCAGTGTCTGAATCATCCCTGTTAATACCATCATTTCTCATACTTGGAGAAGACGTGAGGAAAAAGCACAACCTTTACATCATTCCTGGTCTTTGCCAGTGGTCCAGGTGAGCTCTGTTGGCTGGCTTCACTTGGTGTTTATGCGTGTGAGACCTGTGATCTCCTGACCTGTGCAACGGGATCTTTGTAAGGAAGAGCAGTGGGACCTGAGACAGCACAAGGCGAGAGTGCTGCTTCAGAAGCTCGCAGTCAGCCGGAGGCCCTCATGGAGGAATAAACTggctctttccctctctccttgaAACTGCCTTCCTGTATTAGATGCTCTTGAGAACAAGCAAATGAAAGGGTGGGatcttattttcaaaagtgactttccttgctttttgctATGTGTTGTCCAGTAACAAttctcagctgagctgtagGTAGCAGGTCTTAAATCTGCTGTGCATCATACTGCGGAGTAAAGCCTGCCTGTGACCTGCCACGAAAGGGAACCTGCAGGCTCATCCACACACGCGCAGCAATctggcaggagggggctggTTGTGACAAGTTGTCCGGCCATCAGCGGTCTTCAGGAATGCAGCTGTCGGTCTCCTGGCCAGagagcagagaagctgtggatgggAACCAGGGAGGGTCCCTGtagctggggctgggaggtgaGGTGGGAAAGGCTCTGCCCTGGCCGCGTGGCCTATGCCCCTTTCTTTGGGAAAGATGAGTCATGTGAAATAATAGCTCTGCTTCTTTCCCAGCTTGATACTCGCGTCCTGACTGGGACTTACTTTCCCTGCTATCTTTCCTCTGACAAGCACCAACCATAGCAAAGGTGTGGTCAGGCAGACCTGGGGTGTGATGAAATAGCTCTGCCCGGAATCTGCCAGTTTTCCTTGCCCTTCTCTCCTCCATGAGGAGTGCATaaggtggggaggaggagggacgTCTGCTTAGGTGTGATCGAAGCAGATGTTACACGTGGTGGATCACtccagctgtgcacagcaggaGAGCCCAGATGCTCCAGGCTACTGCACATGAGCTCTGGTTGCAAGGCTGCAGTCTAGGATTGagtttatttctgtgctgctcaTTCTGCTGCGTTTGCTACAGACCTTGTGCACACTGCTCTCATGGGCTTTATCTGGCAGATACACCAGCAGCCTCTGAGCGCTGCAGCCGCAGTGTCCTTTCTGCCTGCCGCAGGCCTGTGGGTAAACGAAGTGCAATCAAGACCCAGTCAATGTAAGCGATGCTTTGCTCATCGCCCCTTCTCGGGAGGAAAGCTTGACCAAGCAACATTGACCAAAGACAACAAGATCTTCCAGGTCAAGTAGGGTGACATAGGTGTAGAAGGGCCCCCTTTGCACATCCTTATGGCTGCAGGCAAGCTGGCTCTCGCTGTTTGGCTTCAGGTCTATCACAGAACAGCCAGTGTTGATCTGACCATAGGGTATCTTGCCCATCTTTTCCCAACACTGGGTTATCTTGTAGGGCTTGTGCTCGATGTGCCAGTAGCCTGTGGCTACCCTCTGCCATATTCTGAGATAAGCGCTTGTTTTTGGCTGTGCTACAGACCAGTCCTTACCCAACCCTCAGTGCAGGTTATACAATCAGTGTTTAAGATGGGTCTGGTCGGTACATATTTTTCCCTGGTCTGCCTGGTCCTTAGTGTCTCCCTTCAACATCAAGTCAGAAGGGGATTGTTGGTCATTCCTGGTTAAGTGGGTTAACTCTGCGTCACAGGGCTCTTACTAGCTGCTCTTCAGCTTTCCACTTCCTCTCGCCTTCTCCTGTAATCCAGTTGTCACACAGGAACCTGTTCTGCCAGGTAACTGGTGACAGCTAATGGCATCCCCAGCCACAGCCTCATTATTAGCGCAGCCTTTCCCAGTGGGAAGATGGGGCAAAAATCGATTCTTGGAGACTCTTTCCATTCTTGCTGTGACCCAGTTAGGATACATGGTGACACATCTTTGTTTCCCCCTCAGGCTTCCCTGCCTGTCTGTGAATTGCTCTGGCCGGTCACTGTTCATCCTCCAGAAACTTTTCCTGGACTCCCCAGAGAGACTCAGCCCCAAGGCACGCACAGCCCGGCCACACTTTTGCTCCGACTCCCACATGCTGCCCTTTCCGCTCCTCTGCTCCACTTGGCAGAAGCATCTTCAAAGGGGGACTCCATCCTCTCACCCCACCTTTTGTAAATGATGCCTCCATGTACTTAAGGTCCCATTACTAGAGCGCCGGTGGCCAAAAGGCTTCAGTCTCTCtacccctgccctgctgctgccagcccctctgcaccTGAGTAGCCACAGCAGCTAAGGATGTACCTTCCCACTGCAGCGCTTGGGTCCACGTGCCCGTTGCTGCGTTTGCAGAAGGTTGAAATTGCGGTAACAGCAACGGCCTGGGGTTTATCACGACTTTAGCTATTTGGGGCAGGCAAAAATCTAAGAGGAAGAGTCCACTTTCAGGCCTGTGCAGGatttgttcaggtttttttctatccGTCTTAACTTTTAGCTGACTGTTTTGATTTGGCTTGGGCTTTCTCCACCTATCCTGTTGCTCATCTCACTCCCAGCCCATAACAGCCCTTCCAGACCCCGTGTTTTTCTCACTCCTGCACATGATTGAGCAACTGAAAAGCTTGGAGCCACATACCAGCCTGCCACCTCAACAGCTTGTGCCGACTGGACGTAGATTGCCAGTCCAGCAACCGCACAGCCGGGTCCTGATGACACACCCCAAATAATTTGCCTCAGAGAGTGAACCTCCCACATTCTTTCCACGGTTTCTGCTGGCACCACCTCCATCCCTCTGGTGCAGCTCTTCCTCACCTGCACCACCCGCCATCAGAGTCACCTTTGGCTGTGCCTCTGAGGTTGCCCTGCCTAAGCCTCCCTTACCAAATGGCTTTGCCTCCCGCATGAGTATTACAGGCTCCTCCCAGGGCAGTTCTCCCATGCCCTTGTCAAACTGCATCATGGCAGAGTAGGTGCGTGAAACAGGGGGGGACAGGGACTAGAGACTGGTGCTGGCGAGATCCACCTGATACCACAGCCACCTACATGTCCTCAGGACCACCAGCAGATCGCTGTGCAGTTTTTGTGCCTGCAACACTTTCGGTGACAGCTCTCCGGCAGACCAAGTGACCACAGCTCCTGTCAGCTGCAGCGATGCTCCCTTGGACATCTCCCCATCATTTTATCTTTTACTCCATCCCAGACCTGCCCTGGGGTTCTTGCCCACAAGTCTGTCTATTTTATCTGAAACCCCTTCCAGCCTCTTGGGATTCAGGTGAAGTGATGCTTGCTTTCAAGGCTGGGGCTGTCTGACCTAGAAAGCAATGGCAACAACAACTCCCTCGGTGCTCTGTGGAAGGACAATGCTTTTCTGAACTGAGGCTTCCTGTAAACTCTCTGAAATGCTATGCTTTTGTGCAAATGTTACTGGTGTTAACATCTCCTCTGGCCACAACATAACCgacttttttttaagagggcattagaagaaaaatctttccaaaagcagcagccagccacaaAATTGCAAAGGGATCAGAGTGGGAGTAGTCACAGTCACTTAAGCCATCCATCACCTTATCACTTCTCGAGGGAGAAGCTTCTTCAGTGTCTGTGGTGTGCCCACTGTTACCAAACCCGGAATTACTGTTACCACAATGTCTGTGGCTACCGCAGGGGTTAAAACTAAACCTCTTTTAGTACACTCTTCATCCATGGCATATGCAACAGATGACACGGCAATGCATTTAACAGAGAGGCTGACCTTTCTCTCTCCAGATGCTGTCTTGCCTGTTGCTGGTAATATCACCTTTGGCAATCTCAGCCTTTTTTGTGAGCTTTGTGTTCCGCTCAGCAGGTCTCCTTGGAGTACATCAGCTGGTCATGTCATAAATTTGCCAAGACCTGCAGAAAGCCACTGTGACTGTCTTGGGTTACACCACAGAGGCGGAGGAAGTTTGGACAAGTGGTCCTAGTCCCCTCTGAGGCAAGCCTCGGATTGCACAGTGCATCTGGCACCTCGTCTCTGGGCTGCTTGTGAGAAGGGCAGATATGGAGCACACGGAGGAGACAGAGGAGGCTAAACGGGCTGGAAAGACTTACAAATCACATGCTCGCTGCAAATCTGGGCAGGGTCAGCAGCAATCATCCTTTGTGTTTATGATGAAGaaaggatggatggatggaccAATGAAAGgatggaaggagggaaggaaggatgggTGGAAGGAAAGGCGGATGGAAGGTGTCCCATCAGTAAATGTAGAAGTTTGGTCTTGCACGAATAGTCATCATTAGTTTAATAAAGCTGGTGCCAAACCTAAATTACTCCAACGCTCCCATTATATAATTCCATCTTGTATGATTAAAAGCTTTCCCAGCAAACTGGGAGATTAAAACAACTGATCAAAAAATATTGAGAAATCTCTCTGCCCTACCCTGATGGATGCCAGTCTGAGCCTTCTGACCCAGTCACCAGAGGGCATCAGCCTCTTAGGAAAACACCATAGGAATTTAGGAGACGAGATGCAACAATGAACAGGCACCAGCCCCAAGTGGGGACCACCATTTGTCCATGGACATTTGTCAGTGGTCTCTAGTGGTCCTGTGACGGTGGCTTTTTCTATTCCAGTTTGTCAGGCTAGTTGTTGATGCCCTTCATTATAACGGGAAGCCGAGGCAGTTGTACAAGCCACACGAATGAGGAAGAGAAGCCAGTTTAGCTGCCTCTCCCAAATGGCTGTCATTTAGGCAGTAGTGGCAGGGAAATAGGGGTTAATTTCAGGAGAGAAGCTGATGGGAGGTGGATATCCATCTGGATACACACAACAGGCAAATAATCCTTCCGGTCACTGCTGAGAGGGGGGCGGTGGAAACCAGACTGAAGAGTTGTAATAAGGGAACAGAAAATCAGGGAGTAACAGAGTTTAGGTGAAGGCAAAAACGATGGTGAGACTTTTGACTGTAAAAAGGACACAGTATTGAAGTCAGGAGGAACCAGGGGAACTGCGTACCTGACAAAATCAGTGCTGTTGTGGCCTCCCAAACATTTGGAACTCGATCAGGAGCTCCACCTGCTCAGCCCACCCATGCCAAGAACAAACATCACTGAGGCAGCGGAGCAAGGCACAGCAAGTTTCAGCTCACCAGGAGGACAGGAGCATTTAAATGAGGAAGGTCAAATATCAGAAATCAGACTGGATTTACAATGGCTGAAAACCCCAGCAGGGCGAGTCCAAGGCATCACTTTCAGGCAGTCTGGTTTCTTACCAGTTCCTCGCCTTCTCACTAGTAACGCATCTGTCTTTGAACTGGGAAGAACCCCCAGAAAAGGGTATTGCCAACCCCACCTTCAGCAGTCGCAAATGCTCAGCCGGGGAAAGGTTGCTGTCAGGGCTGCCAGTGCCTGGTCACCACTGCTGGcttccccagccagcctccTGCAGTGGCCCTGTCCCAGGTGATGCTGTGGGTACCACTCTTATGTCCTGACTCACGTAACTCCTCAGCCGGTGCCTCCAGGACAACATAGCTGTGCAGATAGCCCGACACAGCCAGGCAAGTCAGCCACTCTGCTCATGGAGATGCAGGGCGCTCTTTTTGCAGTGAAGTTTCATTGGGAATCTTTCTACCTGAAGGCTTTTCTGGTGGGAAATACAGGTTCAGAAACAGGCAAGTCATCTAATGTGGGATTGTTTCTTCTTCCAACACACTCACCTctttatttagtttttctttctgctgggaTAACTGAACtggaatatttcatttcagccaGTTCATTGCTAGTGAAaacctgttgggtttttttcagctcacCCAAGTTAGTTTGTTCCGATGAGCTCAAACCAAGCAAAGACGGAGAAAATCGGTTCGTCAGCCAGCATTCCTGAATGGTTCAGTGCCCCATGACATTTCTAGCACTGCTTTCATTCCCACCTAGTGCTCACCTGGAAAACTACATCCCCGCTTTCAGATCCCGCTCTCTCTGTGCAGGGCATCATGAGTGTCATCCCACTCTGGCATACCTGGGGCTCAGGTATCAGACTCGGTGCTACAGGGACGTAGAAGAGTGGGAGcgcagcccccctgccacaTCCTGCCATGGGGAGTGAGTTCAGAAATTTcctgtggaaaagcagcatttggtGCTCATCCTCAAAACAGCAGAGAACATTCCAAGCTTATGAAAACTGGTATTTTCGTATGCAtcaaaaaaaagtggaaattaaggctttcagcattttctaaatgcaaaatTTGGAGCATTGCCAACCCCAACATGGAAAAAGTAATTATGACATTTTTTGGCATAACGCCCTGTTTGGGAATAGAAATGGAAGTCGGGAAAGGCAGACTTCCCTGAAGGGGCAGGCACATGGTTTTAGTCAGTCCTGATAGAAATGCACAGCATCTCTAGAAGGCTCTCACCATTCCTTGTGCATGATGTCCTCAGAGGGATTAATCATTACTGCAAGGCTCAGTTTCCTGATATTTGCCAGCAAagacttcctttctttccagaacAAATCCCAGTATCAGCTGCCaaagagctctgcagccaccaagAGCATTTAGTCAGCCTTGTCCCTCACAGCCGCGGGTACCCTGAACCACAGCCTGCCTTTGGCGGAGGCTGGAAGCGATGCCAAGTGATATGATGGATTTTATTCATCCCACAGCCGCCCTTCCTGCAAATTCATCAACTTCAAAATGAGCTGCTCAAGCTCACGGTCTGAGAATGCAAGAGTCACCGTGTCCTCCCAGGGATTTGGTGATGAACTCAGCCCTGACGCATTTAGCCCACCGACAGACACCCAGGATAGCAAGATCTCCAGTTGCCACAGTAGTAATTTGGCAGTCGTGGGTAGCAAGGAAATGGCACGTGGGCAGTTTGTGTCTCTCCTACCAcggggtgcagagctgtgtcagAGAAAGCTGTCCCTCGGACTCCCCTCTCTTTACTGATGGAGTGATGCTTTACTTGCCCATCTCCCTTGCAGATTTTTGCCTGCAATGCATCAGGGAGTCACTGTTTCCAGCACGAGAGCTCAGGGGTCATTCAGAGGCTGCCTTTACACCCCACTCACAGCACCAAAGGTCTGGCTCCCAGGATTGCTGGGCGATGGACAGCTGGTTTGCCAGCACCGGTGAGCACTGGGATGGCTAGATGGGTACGTCTTGCCTGGTGGCTGCAGGCAAAGCCCAGTCAGTCTGAAAAACCTTGCAGACACACGGGGTGGGACTTCAGGGAAGGGTTGCGGGGATGAGAGCAACCACCCCAGCAGGGCTAAGGGCACAGGCACAACGGCTCTGCCTCTGCAATATTGACTCTGCATTTAGCAGTGGGGATGGGACAGAGCCTGTGGGAAAATTGCTTTTGCAGAGGCATTTCCGAAGTTGAGTGTGGGCCCGCCTGGTGTTATAGGTCAGTAACACTCCAAGCAGCCTCAGCtccttctttcatttctttccaaaacatttaATGTGTTTACCTACTATGTTGCTTAAGTGTAGTGCGTAACACCTGTGAAATGAAGAATTTGGCATTCATAGGGGTTACGATATTTGAAACACGACTCTTGAATTGATGCTGTATGGCCATTTCTGAACTTTTGTATGgtcttgtgcattttttttcagttcagctccttcttttaaatgttttttatttttattttatttgccacCACTTTGCTAATGTGGGGGGAATATGGTTTTCTGCCTGCAATGCTTAGTGACCTATTTCATGCATGCTAAAACAATACATCTTTAAAccctaaaataatttaagtgcAGTCAAATGACActgaattttctctctttttagaTAGAAACACATTAGTTCCAGGAAACTTGAGCAAGCTTGGGAATAACTTTCTGGATTTAAGAATGAATGAAATCGTTCATTATGAGTGAAGCAGATGTATCTTGAATAAAGATTTCAGAAGaccctgggcaggggcagaggggcacAAATTCTGTTAGCAAAAGCTTGTACATTAAAGAGGTCCCTGGGACAAATAAATCCATCCTGCCCTTCTGTAACTCAGAACAGTATCATCCAAGTGAGAGGGAACAGAGACAACAATCTCTTtccctgtcaggcagctggtTTTGATACAAATACTGCTCACTACCAGGTTCTCCTCTCAGTGCCTGCTCTCCAGCACTACTACAAAACCAGTTTACTTCGCCTGCTGTAGCTGAATTACCTCTCACTGTGGCAAGGGAACAGAGCTGAGCTCTACACTTTGAGGAAAGCCTTGGGTGGTGGAGACCAAAGTGTTCAGCCTTGCATTTGCCACCTCCGCGTTCCTCCCTCCCCATTCGAAGAAGACCTCTGCTCCCGCTGAAACCTCCTGGGAGAAACCCACAGGCAGGGGGGAGCCACGCAGACACTGGTGTGCCGGTGATGTTGAACAGCCTTTCAGCAGTGTAATGAGACCTCGTCAGCAAAGCACGGCTCATGAGAGCAAGGATACATGAATCCAACTCAAAGCAGAGATCCCATTTTGCTTCAGAGGGGCAGAGTGCACCTCCACGCAGTCAGACTTGGGCAGACCCAGCATGCCAGGACAGCATAGTGGCATGCCAA
This genomic interval from Falco peregrinus isolate bFalPer1 chromosome 2, bFalPer1.pri, whole genome shotgun sequence contains the following:
- the EREG gene encoding proepiregulin produces the protein MDAGCLRARSLLLSLGYLLQAVLGTTVIPLCGPGEMENCTTALIQTENSPRVAQVGITRCKPEMKDYCFHGQCVYIVDLDEHYCRCDVGFSGVRCVHSELVRQPLSKEYVALTVIVVLLFLTAISIASYYICRRYRNKKRQSNTSEYKEVGAL